TCGTCTAAATTACCATGCGTGGTGCGATAATGTAACGTGTATCCTGTGAGAGGAGCTCCACCGGTGTGTCCAGGTTTCCAATGCAACAGAATACTGCTCGACGTAGAGCTCGTTACGTAAAGAACGGGTGCGCTTGGGGGTACTATACAAATAAACGACAGATTAATATTCAAAGGACGAAATTATTTAAAAGTTCAACTAACCTTGCACTGTTAAGGTGTAATGCAACTTGTCGCTTCCTTGACCGTTCTCCACTTGGCAAGTATAGTTTCCGCCATCTTGTGACTGCAAATTCGACAGCACGAGTTCGCCAGAAGGCAAGATCTGCACGTTCCTCGTCGGATCGGTACGGATTTGCTCGGTTTGCCCTTTGAACCAGTCTCTGGTGGGGTCACCAACAGCGTTGCAAGCAAGGGTTGCGGATCCCCTCCATGGTCGCACCACATGGCCCCCAAAGGACGTAATTCTCGCTGGTACTCGATTCGTTGGCACCTGTGCAGCTACTCTGGAACTTTGCCCTTCGCCCACGCGAGTGCTACCCGTTACCCAAAATTGATATTCTACGTGCTGTTGTAAATCAGTCGCTTCGAAATAGGTATTCGTTGCTGGCAGTGTTCTTTTACCGTGATCCAGTTCCTTTCTACCATCTACTACCCTGTGGGATATACGTTATTATAATAACCACGTTGCGGAAATTGAGTTAAAATTTGTTAAGAGTTTGTTTTTACCTCGTGTATAGATTGTATTTTGTGATAATTCCGTTTGGTTCTAGAGGAGGAAGCCAAGAGATGAACAGCGCCTGTGGCGAACTGACCACCACTTTTATGTCTGCTGGGCTACCTGGCACTATGGAAGAGTTAATTAcagttttattatttttagaaACCTTGCCACTCTTGTAGAGACCATCTGACTTACCATCTTCTTCCGTTTGACAGTAGGTTACCGTTGTTGACACCCCATCACCGACTCTTGTAAAAGCTTGTACTTGAATGGTATAATTCGTGTACTTTCTCAGTCCTGTTAGAACAGTCGTTAAAGTGTTCGTCTTGCGAATCTGAAACACGGTTACGGAAAGCAGAAACTCTCGCCGTCCGTACTTCGCTTTCTTCAAATACGCACGCGAGAAGAAGTAAGTTGTACTAACTTCCATTTCGTCGACACTGCGCCACATGTCCGCCAAGATGGGTTCGTAATGCAACTTGTACCCTTGGATGATACCATTGCTGTGCGTGTTGGGCGGCGGCTGCCAGGACACTTGAAGGGATTGCGAGGCCAGCGCGGCGCATCTCACGTCCTCGGGTGGCGCACTTGGCACTGGAAAATTTAGTTCACGCGAGTGTACATAATTCCagcacttcgcgttttaagggacgCCTCTTACCGTCCTCCAGAGTCTGCGTGACCGATGGCTCGGAAAGTGGTCCAGATCCAACTTGATTATACGCTTGAACCACCAAAGTGTACTTTGTGTAGGGACGAAGGCCTGTTAGTCGAAGTTCCGCACCCCCTTCCTCCCCGTCCCCGGACACGGAGCTGAAGTTGTACGAGGGATTCGCCGAGCTGAAAGAAGATTCCTAACGTAATGGAGTTCTGAACTTGAACGCCTCGCCGCGTTCCAAACTATTTGTATAATTATATTGTAATATGTACGGGACGCTGGATTACTGGGATAACATGGGTCACTTCATCCTCTACTTTCTTTATTAAAACTTCTATTAAGTAAATTCAAGGCGTATAAGTATGTACGTGAACGAATTTAAAGTAAACATTTAAAGTCCGTTTAAAGTCCATTATATAGAGCACGTACCAAATCTCAAATCGACTTTAAAAAAACGGCAAAACCGAATAGGAACATTTCCTCAAGTCCAAGCAATTTTATCAGAAAGGAAGACGATTATGCAGGACCGATTGTCCCGGTTTGAAACTCCTACCTCGTCTCTCTGTATCCAACGTTGAACCCCTGAATGTCGCCGTGGCGGAGTTCAGGCAGCGGCGGCGACCATGTGATTAAAATTTCAGAGGAGGACAGAGCCCTGGCTACAAGATTGATCGGCGGTCCAGCCGGTCTTTGTGGCTCCGTCCTGACAATCAGTTCCGCCGAGGGCACCGATCTACCCGCTGGTCCTTCCGCTATCACGCGTATAGTGTATCTGGTTGCTGGTTTTAATTCGTCTATCAGCGCCGCGTATGGTAAGGGTGGTCCGGTGAATTCTTGTTGTTGCCACATGCCAGCTGTTTCAATGCATATCAATTTCTATAGATCTCGAATCGACAGGTAGATAAAAATCTGTGAAAAATAATTGGGAacggaaacttgaattattcgaCGATAAAAGAACGTTCACCATCGCCTTCTTTGTACTGCAGGATGTATTTGGTCACTTCGCTGGTGTCTTGCGATTTATGCTGCCATTTCACGTTTATGCTTCGACTGGCGACCATGGCAGTTTCCAGTGAATTTGGCGGCTGAGGTGGTTCTGCGCACGAATAAGATGTGTCATTTTTTCAATGCTCGATGACATTCTGTTCGAGCGACGGAGGTGTCGTACCTTGTACGAGGAGTTGCACCAATTGCTGATCGCGACCGTAAAGATTGCTCGCTTGACAAAAGTAGGCGCCGCTGTCGGACGCTTCGGCCGAAGAAATTTGCAGTTGCGCTATCACACCGTCCGGTGTTACTTCACGTTTCACGGTAACCCTTTGTGAGCAACAGAATGCATACGGAAAATTTCTCAGTACACGAATTCCCACGAACATCCGCAATTTAAATATAAGCAATTGAAGCGTGACTTTCCCCGCGAGTTTAAATTATTTCTCTATAGTTAtcaaatattcatcgcaaaaaCGTAGAGAGTTAATCAAACTTTGGTACagcattttttaattttatactaTAACGAAACAAGTTCCTAGCCAGAGCCCCGTTCGACAGTATTCAAGCTACTCTCACAGCTTTACCGATAGTTCGTCGAGGGATTTAACTCAATTTTTCCGCCTTTCAGCCAAGTGACGGTGACCGGTGTGTCGCCGTGCACCTCGCAATGCAACGTGGCCGTGTCACCCTTCTTCACGGTGACCAGTCTGGATGGTGCCGCAAAATACGGGGATGCTGTTGGAACGATTAAACGAAAAACTTTCATCACACTCAAAAATCAACAATTTTCGATGTATACATTTtattgaaataaaattttatcaTCGAAAGAGGTGATCTATTATCTGTCACTCATAGCAGGTAATTGTAGTTTATTTTCACGTTCGATGAGGAGGTACTTACAATTTACTTTCAGCTGAACCACCTTCCCTATACCGCTTCCAATACCGTTGCTCGCTTGACAGAGGTAAAATCCTTCTCTGTCTTCTTTCACGTGTTGCAGCAACAGCGTACCATTACTAAGGATTTTCGTGTACGCTCGTTCCCTCAACTCCTCGTACTCACCGGATTTGCTTCCTGTTTTATCAGGATAACAAAGCACGTTGAATCGACGAGCAAGCAGAGATAAACAAAATACTCGACTGTTTGATTTTCCATAAAATATACAAGATTTTTGTACGTTGCAATGATCTACTTTCTTTAATTTTCGTCCGAGATAGCGATATTATATTGTGGTTAGAGGGAAGTTTCTCTCGAGAGCTTGTAAAGACGGTCAAGGGGTGTGAAGGAGTAGGGGATGCGATAAAATTCTTACCCGTGGCCTTTTTCCAAACGATAGTCGGAGTGGGCACGCCTTGCGCTTGGCAGTGCAAAGCGACGTGCTTGTTCCTCTCGACGCTGACGTCCATAGGCTCGACGATCCACCGCGGCGGTACTGAAAACCAGAGCGGAGAGCTTTAAACCGGCCCCGCCGCGTTCCTACCGTTTacgtaattttttttctttttcttttctttttttttactggTCGTTAGCGATTTAGAGACAGGTACGTCGTGAGAGAGTCGTGAAAAGCGCGGTCAAAGAAGGACGAGCTCGTCGACGGTGTGGCGCTACGTCGTCGTGGAACGGTGGTGTCGAGATACGTATGTAcaaacgagaaagagagagagaaagagagagagagagagagataaactGTACAATAGTGAAAGTACGAAGAGAAAATTACTGAACGACGGCGCCTGTCGTCGACGAGTGACTATCGTTCCGTtccatttctttttcttcttcttcttcttttcatcTTTCGATTATCGTTTCGTgttaatcgagaacgataggCTATGTCGATCGAATTCTAACTGAGCGCGGAAATATCTGCGAACGCGAGTTGTCGAAATATCGTGGAAAAATGTTTAAAGTATCCGTAACGAATGGCAGAGAATGGTAAAATTTACGTAATGAAAAAGTGACAGAGACATTAAGACAAAGTGAATGAGGGTTCGTGGGTGAGGTACAGTGACGGAAGTAATAAGGGGTGGCGAGTCGATGCGTGACGTCCTCGACGTTCAAGCCAGGTTCGACCGATTTCTATGGATCGTATGGAAGAGAACTAAAAGTAAAACCAGACGGACTGTTCTCTGCTTCTACGGTAGGATCGTCAATAGTGAATGTATAAGCGGTTCGATCGTTACAACCATAAACGTACATACGTAGCCCAGAAAGGAGAGACAGACGAAAAACGAACTGAAGAAATGAAGTAAAAAAAttgatacaaaaaaaaaaaaagaaaaagaaacgagagaaagaaacgaaaacAAGAGGTGTACACAGTGCAGAACGAAGCGTCTAAATCGAGACTCTGTAATATCTATCTACGGCTGTAAAACTGAAGTAACACGCCACTAAATGGGTGCATCGTCTAAATTGCGACAAACACCGGAAACGTGAGTGAGCACGACGTTTACGATCCATCGGTGTACGCCGCGCATCGACGTGTCGAGAGTTTGAGGGGGTTGATTATCTGTCTTATCTGGGTATGTACTGTTTGGCGGGTTCTACTTCTTACGGTGGTGAAAAAAACGCTGCACAAGCGAGATACTGTGAGTGGGAGTTCCAACGTTTTACAAGACGGCAAATACCGGCCACGCATTTAACGCGTGCgacaatataatatatatatagatatatatatatgtgtggtaTATGTAGATCAAGTGTGGATGAGAAGTACAAGTGTTTCAATAACGTgtcattaaatatatatatatatagagatatAGATATTCGTTCAACGGTGGCGTCAGACAAGTAGAACTCTCGGAAGAAGAAAAGGCGCAATTGGGCGGGACGTGTGGGGTAGTTGGATGAGAGCATGTCGGCGGAAGACcgaaagataatatataatatcgtgGATATATAGgcgaataataatatatatatgtatatatagatgTATATCAAGTACCCGCTTCTAACGACTAGTTCGATGAATACGAATTTAATTAATCATAAATACGTACTACTAGCCTACATTTACCGGAGGCTCGCGGGCGGAAACCGTGGGGCGCGTATTCCACCCGttctcgcgatttcgcatccccgTTCGACGTACACGAGATCCGCTCTCTGTACCCATTTATCATCTCATTCTTGATTTACCGACTCGCGTTCATTTTCTACGACCGCGACCGTTATCGAAAGTTCGTTGCACTTACTTGCCCCACGTGTTTCGCGCGCCGCGAGGGAAAGATAAAAAACAGCGTgacagagacagagagacaGAGATAGTGAACGAGAGAAAAGACAGTGAGAAAAAGCATGCAGAAGTGTAATGAAAAAAGGTTGCCTTCCAACGAGCCCAAAGGAGAGCCAGCGCATAGGTTCTGTGAAGAATTTTTTGGTCGTGAGCAGAGTGGGCACGTGCTCGTACTCGGGTGATCAAAGAACacttaaaatatatatttatatagagATTTAAGagtagtaataataatgatatATATACACAGACACGTAgggtatatatttatatatatatgtatatatatatgtatatgtataaagATATGCAGACATAAAAAGTCACAGCTACTTTGTAGTAAAAGAGAGCATGCAGATAAAAAAGTGTATGATGCTCacatacacgcacgcacgcaggcCAGAAGATAGTTTCATTTCTGTTCGTACACATCGTCATTATCATTGCCATTATTATTTCTGTTTTAGTTTTGCTCGGTTGGTTGGTTGCTTCCGTTTGAAAAAAAACGAGTAAAAATAAGGAAAGGTGCAAACTGTTACCTTTATTATTCGGTCAAGTCAAGCAAACCTCGGGGGTCCACGAGATACCGACGCATTCCCAGAGAGCCAAAGCAACGTAAATGTAATACACACTGTGTCTTAGGGACGGGGAGTCCTCTGGATTTAGATGGGAACGGGACATAGACTCGATGACTGAGAGGTTCTCGATGATGACACGCGCGTGATCTCGCTACGAATAAAATCGATCGTTCCAATTAAAAAAGGAAATGCACGATCTTTTCTTTCTCTTGCATCGCTCGAGTCTACTGCATTTGTTTCGTTAAGCCGATGGCCATTGATCCGTGCGAGAACACTACGACGATTAACGATGGTGACGCAGGAGTCGAATTCTTAAAgcgttatgatatgatatgatggtTGCGGATGTTGATCGTGGCAATTAAGAGGGAGATGGATGTGACGGATCCATCGGGATGTAGAGTTGAATAGGGATCGCTAGGGTTGGTCTCGATCTCGACGATATTTTTGTCACAAGAATGTATTTGTTAACGAATCGATCTTTCGAGTTACGTTCCTTGAATTTAGAACTTGCAATCGATGTAATATATAATTTACCGACAAAAATTGTCAAGTGACTAATACTCTcattttccagacgactacCAAAGAATAAGATGACGAGTAAGAATTCTAAACGACGCTGTACTATACTCTATAATAACGTAAACACAACTCCTCAAATTACTCTAGAAGCATGGTGCTTAATTACCAATGGAACAATGTGACAAAACCGACTAAATCGATCTATGACAAATACTAAAAAAGGGAACAATAAAAATCAGAACCACTCTACTGAAAACACAAATGAGAATTACAAAAATGTTAGAAAACATAAAAAAAACTTTCAATGGGTGACAAACTAATAGAATCCTCTCGCTTCGAAAGGTGTCGTCGAATCAGTGGCAAAGAAtgtagagaaaaaaaaggaaagaaaaattgcCAGTGTCTCCGTCGAGATCGATGATGGTCGAATCAGGTGGCGGGTCTCATCAAGGGTCAGGGGGATGATGATGGAAAAGGGTCGCCGATCATCTAGTTACCTTTTACCTGTAGCTTGGCCGTGTACCTGACCTCGGCGGCGGGGTTCGCGGCGACGCAGGTATAGTCGCCGGAGTGCTCGGCCGCGAGGTTCGTTATACTGAGGAGGCTCGAGTAAGGATCCAGCTGGGAGACGTTTGCGACGGATGCGAGATTTGGCGGCAAGGGAAAGGGAGTTTGGCCGTCTTTTAGCCAGGATATAGTCAAAGGCGGATCACCCGCCGCGACCCCGCACACCGTCCGCGTCCGCATCCCCTCGGATAGTCCCTCTTGGAACGTAAATGGCTCAATAATAGGGGGTACTGGAAAAGGtcaagagagaagagagaaccATACGTGAGAGCGAGAAAAAGATGGCACCAAAAAAACGCAAGAACCTTTCTTAATTCTTTTTTTCTTGTACCAGGTACAATGTgttcattatatatatatgtattaatatatatatacggttagtttctttttttttttatatggtaGCGGTATatgtttttatatattatatatatagacAGTAGTACGTCCATGTATatgtatagatatatatatagaatataatatgtatatatatatacgtagaaTATGTACAATAGAGGCAGTATAGTAACGTAGCAATGTAGAGGAGAGAGAGGGTGGCCCCGCCGCGGACCTGCCCCTGCCGCCCTAAAACACCTTGTACACTTAACTTGGCATCGCACACTCACACCGGCCATACGGTCGTTCCCAACGCAAGAGCTAGCATTCGCCGACCCTTCGAAAATTCAGGTTTCGTTCCTCTTTAAATTGAAAAGCGacgcgcgcgaaatcgcgaatcATTGGTCCCGCGATTTGTTCGCGTTCCGGGGCTAGGCTAGGCAAGCGAGAGACTTTTCGAAGAGTCGAGCCGGGGACGAAGGGAGAAACATGGGAGATGAACAGTGTGGCAGGTCTCGTGCAGGAGGATGAGCCACGCTAAGCGTGAGCTGTCATCGAGTACGCGTCACCAGGTCTCTACGTTCCTGGATGACATGTGGTGGCTTTTGTATATTagatgagaaaaaaaaaacgagactcCGTCCCGAATGAACGCGTAAGAACCGAACCGGCTGCCGGATCACACACCTTCGTCGTGTCGTTTCACGTTTAAAGCTATTTACAGCGTGGCGAGAGAGCGCTAACACATCAAAGAACCGAGAGAGGAAGCGAGAACGAGGAAACGTGTGGCGAGATAGACGGTTGATTTGCGCATCGTGTAAGGTTGGAAGAACAGCAGTTTTAGATCCTCACGCGGTTCATTCGCGAGTGTGGGCAACCGTGTGTACGCACTCATACGTATCGTCACTCTTACGGATATTTCGGGCGGTCAGGCGGTCGTCGGGCAAAAGTGAAGGGGGCCTAGAGGAGGATTACCATGAACCACAAGCCGCTGCGTGTGTGATACCTCTGCGGCCAGATTACGGGCCACGCACGAGTAGTTGCCGTTGTGATCTGGAGATAAACTTTCAATCATCAGTATGCTATTGTACTGGTCCATATTGGTGACACTGACTCGCTCCGACGGCCCCATGGATCGTCCGTCCTTGAGCCAGGAGATCGAGAGAGGCAGATCGCCCCTTGTCACCGAGCAAGTCAACGTGGTTCGTTCGCCGAGATGGAGATCACGATCTGCCGTGAATGGGCTAATTTTGGGAGGAACTGGAATAATAACAATAACGACAGCTGGTGAGCTCGAGGAGCATAGACGAAGATAAACGCGTCGCGTCTGGGACCCTGGACATCTGCACCTAGAAATTCTTTTCCCTTTCCCCGTTTTCCTCTCCACTTTACTTTACTCGAACGTTCCATCGCGTTTCGTAGCAACGATTCTTTCGAACTACCGGGTTTTCTCTTCGTCTTTGCCCACGAGATAATGGTTAAGCCTTGGCCAATCTTCCGGTCGGCTTCGAAACACCTGCAACAATCGTAGAGTAGCTGATCGAACGTAACGCCTTACCGATCACTGCGACGTCCCCTGATCTCCTCGCGCTGTGCCCTTGCTTGTTCTTCGCTGAACACGTGTATGCACCAGCGTCAGTCTTCTTCTGCACGCTCGTGATGACCAACGTTCCATCTGGCAGCACTTTCTGTCGTAGGTCGTCTGGCAGCTCGCGATTCGCTCGTTCCCACTTGATTTCCTCGATGGGGTAGCCAGCGGCTGGGCACTTTAGGCGAAGAGTCTCTCCGGCCACAGCAGTTACCTTCGGGAACAGTCGAATGTAGGGAAGACCTGAAATAACGAGCAACGAACAATGAGTAGTGTACAATAAAATATGCTTTGTGATTACAAAGTTACTGAAAGAATAGAAACGATATTTTTTGTTCGCTTTAAAATAGGGAATCGCTTTGGTCTGACTATAGACGCGGTACTACTACTTGCACGTGGTTATAAGAAAGTTGATCTTTGAGAATAAAATTGAATGGAAAAGAATGGAATTTTTGTTCGGACATGCAGATTTTATGCAGAATAGAATGCAGCTGTCGcgaaaatgttttatttttaatgaaattaatattcaaTTTGATGTACAGTCGTAGCGGCTGACATATGCGAGACCAATACTACTTGTTCTTCTGTTTCTCGTTAAAATTGACTAGCATCGACGGGGAAAATGCATTGTTTTGATATTCCGTGGCAATAAATTTATTTAGGCAAGTGAATTTTACTTCATTCGAGCAACTGGGAGCAGCAAAATGTGCGGGGAGCTTATAAATCAAGCTCAAACGTCAAATATACAAGTTGGATAAACTCCAACGGGATACCCACTTGTTAAACATTATTCATGAACTTGCGTTACAGAATTTAGACGTGAAATTTACCGTAAACGTTAAGACGAGCGGCATGAGTGACTTTTCCTGCTCGATTTTCAGCCGTGCAAGAATATTCTCCTCCATCTTCCACCATCACGTGGCTGATATTGACGTGCGATATAACGTCGCCGTGGACCGTCACGTATTGACCAATGACGAACCTTCGAACAGCAATCAGAAATCCTTTTTCAACGAACCATCGCGTTTTAAACGATAACGactattttataaataaatgcaatgtatttaaagaaattaaaatatatttccaTTTCTGCTACGAAATCTATATGTCACGAGGACCCATATGTCCTATATATGATCCATATATGGaactaatttaaaaaatatccaATACCACTCATTAATTTTTCCTTcatttatattattaattactGTTGCCCAGAGAAAGAGGACGCACCGGCACCCCCTCTGGGAACGTTTCAAATTGAAACCATATCTCACAAGCGAAGCCCTCCACGCAATTTCAGGAAAATCCTTCAAGTTAATGAACAAAGTTTTTTTTCAATTAACGATTAACTTCGCTCGCTGGTGGCATCGTAACTTTCCGGCTCCGATATGCCGCGGAGCACCGCTTTTTAATTACCGCGTCGAAACGCACGTACCCAGCGGAAGCTGGCCGATTTCAATGAAGTTGCTAATTCCACGCCCGAGAGCTCGACGAGGAACAGCTTTCGCGGGGGAGACGTTCCATTTGTAGCTACGCGAACGGACAGCGGGTACCTCGTTCGAAAAGTAGGAAGGAAACGGTCGAGCACGAGGCGGGCGGCCGATAAAACGGCACTGGCGAGGAATCGCAGGGCGTCTTTTATGTCGGATCAGTCGTTAAACCGTACGAGAGCCACCATCCGTGTCATATCCTCTCGCGTCCGCCCTCCGCCCTTGCTTTCGCCTTTTTCCATTCTTCGACGCCGTTCTCGCGTGCCGTCGCGATAAATATCCTTGGCTTCTTGCGGGGATATTGCACTTGAAATTGAAATTGGCCACGGCTGCGGCAGATGCGGCCACTCGACTATCGACGCCCGGAGGGACGGGGGTTTCGTATTCTAATTGCGAGGCGACTGGCACGCGTTAAAACAATCGCTCGTCGAGTAACGACCGCGAGCTTTTTATGCATCGATCGGAAACGGGGTGGCATATTTTATCCCCTTGTTTGTTTCATTGCTCGCGGGGCCGAGGAGGTGTCGTTGAACTTCCGCTTGCGGAAAGTGGGTGACGGCATTCTTGTCGTAAGGTTCGGTGGATATCGCTTTTATATTTACAGTCTTGGCGACGATTTATTCATTTCAATGAAAGTTAAGCATTATTGAAATGCTTTCTTATTGAAGTCTaaacaattaaaataaagtataattaatttaattattcaTTTTCAGACTCCTCAGGAGCACTTTTACCCTTCGATTACAAATTTCCGATCGTCAGAAACTGTAAGACTATAATTTTCTGTATTCCAGACTTCGAAATATAATCCCATAATTTCCCGGTTCCAATTAACCGAATCCACCCTTCAGGCTATACCGTCAAGTCGATACTGGCAACGATTAAAACGCACTTGCACCTCATTTCCTTTACAACCCATCGGTGTCTAGTTATCTGAGCAATTAACTGAAGCCTACCTTCCGTTGGTCGGCAGTGGAAAGCCATCCAAGGCCCAGGAGACCTGCGGTGTCGGGTTCCCAGCGGCGGAGCACTTCAAGGATACAGCCGGTCCTGGTTGCAACGTTTGCTCGATGAACGAGTAGAGCAGCATCGGTGGCGC
The window above is part of the Xylocopa sonorina isolate GNS202 chromosome 3, iyXylSono1_principal, whole genome shotgun sequence genome. Proteins encoded here:
- the Dscam2 gene encoding Down syndrome cell adhesion molecule 2 isoform X9: MLARCLIFVGAAAAVTSAGGHGFDAHLRGPSFVMEPPSRVEFSNSSGAWLDCTATGSPPPNIDWSTADGHPVNDVPGVRRVLRNGTLVLLPFPAAAFRQDVHSAAYRCVASNSVGRVLSRDVQVRAVVAQAYKVDVEVIGGASRGCTAVLRCVVPSFVKDLVRVVSWLQEPSFYIYPSLQGDGKFHLLPTGELLVHSLEFSDQIHGYRCRTMHRLTRQVVVSTVANVRIADHRGVMAPVILENSGVVHVAQDESTSLVCVAQACPTPEYRWYAQTGSEPMLVLSGPRTRLLGSVLALEAVTLEDSGIYRCSVSNPGGEVSAEFRLIVTAPLHVEVTPPLLSVHLGGNAEFRCEFSMYPQAGPHFVVTWYKDGRQLPGTGRQSELLKLNSISREDRGMYQCIVRRSEGDTAQASAELQLGDAPPMLLYSFIEQTLQPGPAVSLKCSAAGNPTPQVSWALDGFPLPTNGRFVIGQYVTVHGDVISHVNISHVMVEDGGEYSCTAENRAGKVTHAARLNVYGLPYIRLFPKVTAVAGETLRLKCPAAGYPIEEIKWERANRELPDDLRQKVLPDGTLVITSVQKKTDAGAYTCSAKNKQGHSARRSGDVAVIVPPKISPFTADRDLHLGERTTLTCSVTRGDLPLSISWLKDGRSMGPSERVSVTNMDQYNSILMIESLSPDHNGNYSCVARNLAAEVSHTQRLVVHVPPRWIVEPMDVSVERNKHVALHCQAQGVPTPTIVWKKATGSKSGEYEELRERAYTKILSNGTLLLQHVKEDREGFYLCQASNGIGSGIGKVVQLKVNSSPYFAAPSRLVTVKKGDTATLHCEVHGDTPVTVTWLKGGKIELNPSTNYRVTVKREVTPDGVIAQLQISSAEASDSGAYFCQASNLYGRDQQLVQLLVQEPPQPPNSLETAMVASRSINVKWQHKSQDTSEVTKYILQYKEGDAGMWQQQEFTGPPLPYAALIDELKPATRYTIRVIAEGPAGRSVPSAELIVRTEPQRPAGPPINLVARALSSSEILITWSPPLPELRHGDIQGFNVGYRETSSANPSYNFSSVSGDGEEGGAELRLTGLRPYTKYTLVVQAYNQVGSGPLSEPSVTQTLEDVPSAPPEDVRCAALASQSLQVSWQPPPNTHSNGIIQGYKLHYEPILADMWRSVDEMEIRKTNTLTTVLTGLRKYTNYTIQVQAFTRVGDGVSTTVTYCQTEEDVPGSPADIKVVVSSPQALFISWLPPLEPNGIITKYNLYTRVVDGRKELDHGKRTLPATNTYFEATDLQQHVEYQFWVTGSTRVGEGQSSRVAAQVPTNRVPARITSFGGHVVRPWRGSATLACNAVGDPTRDWFKGQTEQIRTDPTRNVQILPSGELVLSNLQSQDGGNYTCQVENGQGSDKLHYTLTVQVPPSAPVLYVTSSTSSSILLHWKPGHTGGAPLTGYTLHYRTTHGNLDELQLSRHATSHELKGLLCGNTYQLYLTSHNKIGSSPASPVLSVRTQGQAPGIPPAAAFLSPNSTTLVLRLHVWPDNGCPILYFVIQYRPINEFHWTLVSNSVKMQRRFVVTNLQPSSVYQLKVEAHNVAGSKHAEFTFVTLTKEGELSKRGIASAVPFYADVKVMLPLIVATVALVVAVVIVALRWRSRYLGDRMQRPMKETQENQQNAETQRERYYATIHKVALQQAANTGGGPDKIPETAEDISPYATFQLSEGGGGSLAGLGGLGGLGGAAEASAAGLHPNNTLLHSFMYHEHAMTEGCASPPPAATSMKSVSSRRRQQRKQQTPGDVESDESESDPDQLTSSRTESSNQLDAGKLKHIRAVSDFIYHGTSSTSSDISPMSEQKSLPRRGRSSRSSLRTLLPPISVAETTFVSGNQGNVVPGNGDRSDRPELSEAECDIDSLKKLKLGLRSSLWSRPSTQNNPSSDYSIAV
- the Dscam2 gene encoding Down syndrome cell adhesion molecule 2 isoform X1, whose product is MLARCLIFVGAAAAVTSAGGHGFDAHLRGPSFVMEPPSRVEFSNSSGAWLDCTATGSPPPNIDWSTADGHPVNDVPGVRRVLRNGTLVLLPFPAAAFRQDVHSAAYRCVASNSVGRVLSRDVQVRAVVAQAYKVDVEVIGGASRGCTAVLRCVVPSFVKDLVRVVSWLQEPSFYIYPSLQGDGKFHLLPTGELLVHSLEFSDQIHGYRCRTMHRLTRQVVVSTVANVRIADHRGVMAPVILENSGVVHVAQDESTSLVCVAQACPTPEYRWYAQTGSEPMLVLSGPRTRLLGSVLALEAVTLEDSGIYRCSVSNPGGEVSAEFRLIVTAPLHVEVTPPLLSVHLGGNAEFRCEFSMYPQAGPHFVVTWYKDGRQLPGTGRQSELLKLNSISREDRGMYQCIVRRSEGDTAQASAELQLGDAPPMLLYSFIEQTLQPGPAVSLKCSAAGNPTPQVSWALDGFPLPTNGRFVIGQYVTVHGDVISHVNISHVMVEDGGEYSCTAENRAGKVTHAARLNVYGLPYIRLFPKVTAVAGETLRLKCPAAGYPIEEIKWERANRELPDDLRQKVLPDGTLVITSVQKKTDAGAYTCSAKNKQGHSARRSGDVAVIVPPIIEPFTFQEGLSEGMRTRTVCGVAAGDPPLTISWLKDGQTPFPLPPNLASVANVSQLDPYSSLLSITNLAAEHSGDYTCVAANPAAEVRYTAKLQVKVPPRWIVEPMDVSVERNKHVALHCQAQGVPTPTIVWKKATGSKSGEYEELRERAYTKILSNGTLLLQHVKEDREGFYLCQASNGIGSGIGKVVQLKVNSSPYFAAPSRLVTVKKGDTATLHCEVHGDTPVTVTWLKGGKIELNPSTNYRVTVKREVTPDGVIAQLQISSAEASDSGAYFCQASNLYGRDQQLVQLLVQEPPQPPNSLETAMVASRSINVKWQHKSQDTSEVTKYILQYKEGDAGMWQQQEFTGPPLPYAALIDELKPATRYTIRVIAEGPAGRSVPSAELIVRTEPQRPAGPPINLVARALSSSEILITWSPPLPELRHGDIQGFNVGYRETSSANPSYNFSSVSGDGEEGGAELRLTGLRPYTKYTLVVQAYNQVGSGPLSEPSVTQTLEDVPSAPPEDVRCAALASQSLQVSWQPPPNTHSNGIIQGYKLHYEPILADMWRSVDEMEIRKTNTLTTVLTGLRKYTNYTIQVQAFTRVGDGVSTTVTYCQTEEDVPGSPADIKVVVSSPQALFISWLPPLEPNGIITKYNLYTRVVDGRKELDHGKRTLPATNTYFEATDLQQHVEYQFWVTGSTRVGEGQSSRVAAQVPTNRVPARITSFGGHVVRPWRGSATLACNAVGDPTRDWFKGQTEQIRTDPTRNVQILPSGELVLSNLQSQDGGNYTCQVENGQGSDKLHYTLTVQVPPSAPVLYVTSSTSSSILLHWKPGHTGGAPLTGYTLHYRTTHGNLDELQLSRHATSHELKGLLCGNTYQLYLTSHNKIGSSPASPVLSVRTQGQAPGIPPAAAFLSPNSTTLVLRLHVWPDNGCPILYFVIQYRPINEFHWTLVSNSVKMQRRFVVTNLQPSSVYQLKVEAHNVAGSKHAEFTFVTLTKEGEPPPPELSKRGIASAVPFYADVKVMLPLIVATVALVVAVVIVALRWRSRYLGDRMQRPMKETQENQQNAETQRERYYATIHKVALQQAANTGGGPDKIPGEPLLRYGRQPETAEDISPYATFQLSEGGGGSLAGLGGLGGLGGAAEASAAGLHPNNTLLHSFMYHEHAMTEGCASPPPAATSMKSVSSRRRQQRKQQTPGDVESDESESDPDQLTSSRTESSNQLDAGKLKHIRAVSDFIYHGTSSTSSDISPMSEQKSLPRRGRSRWHVPSRSSLRTLLPPISVAETTFVSGNQGNVVPGNGDRSDRPELSEAECDIDSLKKLKLGLRSSLWSRPSTQNNPSSDYSIAV